From Juglans regia cultivar Chandler chromosome 8, Walnut 2.0, whole genome shotgun sequence, the proteins below share one genomic window:
- the LOC108979789 gene encoding 40S ribosomal protein S24-1-like has product MADKAVTIRTSKFMTNRLLSRKQFVIDVLHPVRPNISKTELKEKLARLYEVKDVNSIFVFKFRTHFGGIKSTGFGVIYDSVENAIKYEPKYSLIRNGLDTKVKKSIKQSKERKNRAKKIRGVKKTSDAARRVRADPEKLRAMLDWPIPKSVKALRGFRGLTECDASGEAIGVVLMQGGRPIAFFNKALKGRALAMLAYEKELFALVSTVQK; this is encoded by the exons ATGGCGGACAAGGCAGTAACCATCAGAACTAGTAAGTTCATGACCAACAGGCTCCTCTCCCGAAAGCAATTCGTCATCGATGTCCTTCATCCAGTAAGGCCCAATATTTCCAAGACTGAGCTAAAGGAGAAGCTGGCAAGGCTGTACGAAGTAAAAGACGTAAACTCGATCTTTGTTTTCAAGTTTCGAACTCACTTTGGAGGTATAAAATCAACTGGTTTTGGGGTGATTTATGATTCTGTTGAGAATGCAATCAAATATGAACCCAAGTACAGTCTCATCAGGAATGGACTTGATACCAAGGTAAAAAAGTCAATAAAGCAGTCGAAGGAGAGGAAGAACAGGGCTAAGAAAATCCGTGGGGTGAAGAAGACTTCAGATGCTGCCAGG AGGGTACGTGCCGACCCAGAAAAATTGAGGGCAATGTTGGATTGGCCCATCCCAAAGTCCGTTAAGGCCCTAAGAGGTTTCCGTGGGTTAACAG agtgtgatgcctcaggaGAGGCCATTGGAGTGGTGTTAATGCAAGGGGGAAGGCCGATAGCTTTTTTCAACAAAGCCTTAAAAGGAAGGGCTTTAGCAATGTTGGCATACGAGAAGGAGTTGTTTGCACTAGTTTCAACTGTGCAAAAATGA